tttatttaatggCTAGGGTTTTGCTATATAAGGAGATCCTGGGTTGAACCGCCTGCAATACTACAGACTTAAGAGGAAAGAAATCTAGCAGCGTCCTGCATGAAGCCCTTTGAGCAGAAGTATTTGACTGGCTGGTTACTTCGATCTCAGCTTGCCTACCCTTACCACAGAGGTCTTCCCAGTCCCAAGATGAACCTCCTCTTCGGTTTTAGGGTAGCCTCTCTCTGAAGTTCGTTGTGACCTAAATTTGGTGGCTGCTGCACATGGCACGTCCATTGACATTACACTCTGCACAGTTATAGAAGAGAAAACGGAAGGCGAATCATGCAAGGAGATTGTTAAGGGTACGGGTACGACTAACTGCCAATTCAGAGGTATAAATGAAATGAAGCCCATATCTTACTCAAAGTGGGCGGTGGGTGGCTGTCCTCGGCTGATAGGGTTGAAACAGATATACTCCTAAACTATCTAGGAATGTTCTAGACATCACAAATATTTCCTGTTGATAGGTTAGCAGCTATTTAAAAGATAAAGGTCTGTGACACCACAAATTCTATCCACAACCATGACGTGTTTGACAGAGTTGGTTTTATACACAATTCAATTATAATTAACGATCTTTTGGAAGATAAATCTTTAAACTATTCAGCAAAACCTTGATCATGATCTGAGTTAATATTTCTGGTTGGTTATACACTCTTTATTTTCATGTTTACAGCGTCTTATTTAGATCAACTGAACTAGTAGTACATTCAAAATTTTCGTCTTTGGTTTTGCTATCTTCGAACGAACACGTATTGGAACCACATATGGGTCAGTTTTGGCAATTTCGCAGACCATGGAGCCTCTTTCTAAGGATAAATACACACCATCAGAAACTAGTAGGATATATATGACGAACATGTCTGAATGCCCAAGTGTGATTCTCAATTCTAATTAATTATGCTTCAATTTCCAGTATAATGGTCGACCCAAGTTGGCGGCAATGCATGTTAGGCCCCTATATCAAGCCCAAGGGGCAAAGCCTAGGTCGGCCAGCCACCACTCAGAAGCCGTCGTTTTACGAATTAAGCAAGTTGGATGAATTGTTCCCCTCTTCGCAAAGCTAGTTGCCATGCCAGCAACAACTGGGAGATAGCTTTCTGGTTGTTGTCGCGGTCGAAATATATAACATTATCATAGGAACCTTTTTATTCCACGGACACTGATCTATCTAACGTAAACAATTGGAACTGTCAAATGACAACGTGTTGGTGTATCCTTAAGATTGCACAAATTAAAGAAATCTTTCTGACCAAAGTGAAGCAGAAGAAAATCTCGGGAAACCCAATTGTTATCTCCTTACAGAATACACATGCAGGAGCCAAGTTGTTCAACTCCCACTTATCTTCAGTCCCATATTTTCCCCCAATATGTGTATTCGTAATTGTTGAAATAGACGTATCTTTTAGGAAAAATGGTATATGCACAACATCAGTACAGAGGTAGACTCAATTCAAAATTAAGGTCAGTTCGTCTATTTTTTAGATAAAGTATCGAGTTTTGCCCATCTCATGAAATGTTGTAGTTTTGtcttctatatataaattatttttattgtaaTAAACTTTTTATAATTAACTCGATCACCCACTTTTACATATCATTACATATGTTTGTGATGTTTGAACTAAGGACCGCAATATGATAAAGTGACTTAACAAATCAAACCACAGTTTAAACATATACCTTTTATAACACCGTACTTAATGAGGTTGATTTAGTGTAAGTCTTGAACTCTTGATAAAATGAAAGAGACATGCACTAGTCATCAATCACATAGTTTCGctttaaatttcacaattctTTTTAGCATTATGTTTAAACATATAATTACCTGAAATGCTATAACTAGCTAGTCTATTATCCGACTCACAAACGGGAGATTATGTCAAGGTTGATTTTTGCCTCTCGAATAATTAAAAACCGCCTGATTTTTGCACAATGAAAATACACTGAACTTGATCCCCTTTAACAAAAAAGACAAGTGAATGAATGAACTAACCAAACTGGTTCTCGTCGACATTGCCTTCCGCTAGTTGCCCAATTGTCCTTTGGAAATTTAATAAAGAAGTGCCACTAGTTGCTCTTTTGGTTCAATCTTAGGATTTACGCTTCGAAAACGACAAGGCAAAAGCACGTGAACCACTCTATCGCTGCCCCCAGGCTCTCATTTCTAATCAAACAACTATCCCTAAATACTATAACAACCGTCGTCGACGGTCGAcccctctatatatatgatttgaaaTCGTCAGTATCTTCTTCACTTCTTGCCGTCTCATTCCCCAAGTTAGCTCACCGAGCTAGCCTCTTCTTCTATAATAACCAGCTTTCTTTCGGAGCAAACAGAACTCTTACGAAAGAAAAGTCCGATGGCATCAATGAAGAGGCAGAGACGTGTGGATCATGTTGGTGGTGCTTCCGTGGAAGCCCCAAAGGTTGAAGGTGCGACGATGTCAATCCCAAGCAAGAAGCACAAGACGAGAGCCGCTGCCAAGGTGAAAGAAGAGGCGGTGATCAAGGCGGAGAATGTGAGTATTGATGCTGGATATGATCAAATGGTGGCGGCTCAGGTTGCGGTGGCGACTGTCGCGTCGGTGGTGGAGGATGAGAGTTACTCGTGTAGTCGTGGTTCAGTTTGGTTGGATGAGCAAATGTCATGGGGATCAATTTGGTCGCCGTTGTGGGATGTGGAGTTGATGGGTGAAGCACACTATGGATTGTTTAGTGAACATGGCCATGGGGTTTGGGACGATGATATTTGGGGATTAAGGACCACCAGCAAGGAGATTTCAATTCCAAACAGATGAGAGTGACAATTGTAATTGATAGATTTGAAAGGTTATCAGATCAATAATTCTGCTTCTGTATAAGAAGTTTTTTTCGTAGTAAGTAAAGCTAGTTTGTGGATGTATAATAGTTGGAGTTATGGTGCTTGCATATGAGCAGACTGAATACTAAGGCCACTAATTATAAATTGAAAGGCCAGCCTGCAAACACCATAAGCCAGCCTGCAAACACATATGTTAGCCTAATTGTATCGTACGTAGTTCTATGCATGCAATTATGCAAACTTCGAGACAACAAATATCCGATGgaaattattttattacatATATGGGGAAGTTCATGAACAACAAATTCACTCCCTGACCTCTGTTTTCGGAAGAAAATCAGAAGAGTAAACAGACGATTACAGAAGGGAAACAgggaaaaaagagagaaggaaAAGCTACAAAACGAATGATACACAGCAGACTCTAGCACGTTATTACAGTAATTGCAAGTCGAAAGCCATAAATGATAGGTTTAGCATCATGAATGTGGGCTTGGAACTTAGTAGCTTCATGGATGGTGGGCAATGAAACTAATGCACTGTACTTGGCGAACGTTGTCGAATCCGATGATCCTGATGAAGGCATTGGGGTAGGTCTTCTTGCACTCTTCGAGCTCAGCAATAACCTGTGTAGCGTCGGTGCATCCGAACATGGGGAGCTTCCACATTGTCCAGTAACGTCCGTCATAGTACCCGGGGGAGCTGTTGTACTCACGGGTGACGAAACCATTCTACATCACATCCATCGACACCGAAATGAGTTTAAGTCGGTCTATATTAACctcaaacaacaaaatttaCAAGCAAAAGtcctttgaaaaaaaaattctagaaaAACAAGTCGATGTATCAATACACATGTAAGATCTGGTGCTTTTGAAACAATAGGAGATGGTGATCCTCATTCCTACACAATTAAACTATTTTGAATATCTCTATTACTAGTTTTAATTAACATTGGTTATCTATAGTTACTATGAGCTCCATCTTAACAAGTGTGACATCCAATCATTTCAATAGTTTATAACATATTTTAGTTACCTCCAACTCAAATTCCAAGCATGGAACCCATTTGTTTTTGAGAAGGTACTCCACTTCCTTGGACAATTGCTCGATGGTTAGAGGAGGAAGGTAAGAGAGGGTCTCAAACTTCTTCATACCAACTGTTGGCCACACCTGCATTCATCAACCCAAAATTTAGTTAACTACTATAACTCCACATATCATTGAACTCTAAAACAACTCAAAGTTTCTAATTAGGGTTGAGCTAGCTATTTGTACCTTCATACACTGGACTCTTCCACCGTTGCTGGTGATAGAGGTGATATCGTTGGCCTTGCGGGTCACAGGGAAGGCTGAGACCGACTTGAGCCCGTTGAAGGGTGCAACCATGTTAGCCTGAACAGGGGCACGGTTCACTGAGGCAACTGTTGCTGAGGACATCATAGAGGAAGCCATTTTTTCCTCTCTACCTtagttctcttcttcttcttctcagcTAAGTTTATGAGGACTTGCCAGTATTCCCTGCTTCTTTCTATATATAGTAGAAACCTCAATTCTACAGTCCAAAACTCCCATCCAATGGTTTCAACCCCATCTACTGGTTCTTGAGCATCTATCCGCCATTGGATCATGCTCGGGGTGACATTACAACTCCAGGGCCACATATATGGGGAAAATTGAATCCACAGCCTTATCTCTTGCACTCCATTGGTTATGCCACCTGGCATGCACCCATATCTTATCAGAAGCTTAGGTATTATTTTCCTGAAGTTCGTAATGTTTGTGAGGCTTAGATTTTTAGCCGTTGGGTTCTGCTGAGGCtaagattttttatttttctggttGCTGTAACTTCAATCGATTGCGACAGAATGAAAGTAAACTTGCGAATGCATGGCTACCTctaccaaaatcagaaactcaCAAAATTTCCCAAAGCAAATAAGTTTTACACTCATATCCAGGTCACAATTATTGCAGAGGAAGAGTGGGAGATAATGAGAACCATGCACTCTGCTCTTGGCTGGAGATAAGTGATAACTGATAAGTGACGGCAGCTTCCCATGCTGGGTGTGGAAAGAGAGATCTAAGCCTCCTGACGGATATGTCGGGGGCCTTTTATGAGATACGACAGAATCTCTTCGTAGTTCTAGCCCACGAAAAATGAGGAAAAAATTGGAAGAAATTTGGTAGCCCATTAAAAAAAAGGTACTAGAAAATTCTTTGCCAAATAAGGCCTCAAAGAAACTCTATATAGCCCATTAGGCCGTTACCTTTCTTTGGCAAACGGACATGATGGTGAAATTATGAAatgtcattttttttatatcttttttcTTATCAGAAATGCATTGAGCCAtgaatttttgatttttttttccttttttggaCTTACAAAGAATTTTTTgacatgaaaacaaaaaaaatactacAAGACTGTAAAACTACTACACCATTGATCTAAGTGGAACTTGGGAGACATTGAGCCTCCCATATAACTTCCTTGCAATAGAATCTACATGATGTTGTTAGATCTGAATTGTCCTCTTTAAAAGAAATTGTGAGAATTTCTTCTTGTGGTGAGGCAGTTACATTTGTGTAGGATAAGATTGAAAACTTTTCATCGATGATATTAATGGTAGCTTCGCAATAGCTTGGCTTCGAACCTCTAAAATATTTTACCAAAAGTAAATGCACTACTAAGCTGGGGAACAATTCATGGCTTCGTGGCGAGTATATGAACGCATTCAAatagttttcttccttttgaaatcTTATCACATGTTAAGTTAACTGGTCCTCGCATCTTTGCTAAATTCCCGCGCTTTGACAAGCAAGGTGCCCAAATTGAAAGGACTGAAAAAATCTCGCTCTCCCTAGTGGGAGGAAGAGTTATAATTTGGACTTTGGAGTCTCTAGGTTAACTGATATTTACTCGAATTCAACTTCACCACTCTAATTAGCTTGTTAGTTGTTCGTAGGGCTGTAACTAGACTCGATCCGTTTGTATTCGACTCATGTTTGGTTCGTTTTTAGTCCGTTTGGCTCGAGTTCGTAAAGttaaatgagccgagtttgagctcaatatttagcccgaccttgaaaatgagccgagcttGAACAACAAGTATTTAGCTCGTTCAACTCGTTTAGCTCGCGAGCTAGCTCAGACTTATTAAAAGCTCAgctcgtttattaattaagtttgacttattaacttttatagtatatagaaaacttaatttttatcttaaaaaatataacttttatataagaaataatattaaaaatataatattagttcgaaagagcttaaatatttttttcaagAATAATTAGTTAAGACTTTAAGTTCTATAacaagtttgatttgttattttcagtttattacaaataaaaatgattttgTGTGATGCAATGACGTTagattttaggttttctttttaatttctaaatttaaaattttaatttcgtaTTATACAAACATTCTCAATTAGACTCCGATctcatctaataaaatgagcTGGCCCTAACCTAGCTCGAGCTTGTTCAAGCTAAGCTGAGCTTGAacatggaaaataaaaatcaaattttggcCCGGATCGAACTCGATCGAACGAAAATGAACCAAACATGAACAACTTAGTATTCGGCTAAGCTCATTTACACCCCTAGTTGTTTGTAAGCTTATAATATTTTCtcatctctactactataaaacgagcacttaaaagtttcaccaAATTGTGAACCGTCAAATTTACCCCTCCATAATTGTATTCTCATACATAAATAGAATGCTAATATTATAAAAGAACACATATTTCACTAATGTATTTTACCAAAACTATCATTTGTAGGAAACATAATTACTaacttttaaaaatatatttcaaataaaattttacaaaccTTATGATCAAAACACGTAAATCACAAGTACGAGACTAGTATAAAAAAACCGAGATATGTCCCTTGTTCAGGAGCTCGGAGTTTGACGTCTCTTCTGAATCAAATAGACAGCTGACCGAGAGCAAATAAAGTCTAGAGGTAACATGCACAAAAGAAAGGGAATCGTAGGTCGTAACATGCAACACTCGTCGATATGTGCCCCTTCAATTTCATATTCAAATGCTCACTGTCTGTTTGTGACTGAAGGGCCTACAAACTTGCAGAGGCATATATGGAGAGATCTGCTTCTGATTTCTTCTCCCACTTGGCTATTTTACACTTCTGGAAAATACAGCAGTCCCATGCCTAATTATACATTTTAACCCCGTTATACTTTGGAAAATTAGTAACGAAGTGTGGACCGTAAAGTGGGAGTAAAAGTTTACTGCCTGAAAGAATTGATGGTACTTATACACCATATATGTTTTTAGATGTTAGTATGTTACTCTTGGAAATGGGATGAATACCTATGCGATCAGCAGTTCAATATGTGTGTAACCTtgcttgttgtttttttttattggagaaaaatataatttcattGACTTATATTTTAATCAAAGACATGTACATTATAAGTTGTCTTGCGTTCAATATATCAATATGACCTAAACATCCATACAAATATCTGTTAACCTTCATTAAAATTTAGCACATTTACTTACCTACAAAACTAACAATGTTGTAAGAGAATTACTCTCCGTAATCTTccggtgtatcttttcctaattagtatatgttagtctaaataagaaaatatatataatccatgaATCTACGGATATTAATTGTAACGCCTATATAAAAGCttcattatcaatgaataaagatgatgtttctcTATATTATGATGTGTATcgcattttttttaatacgttatcagcacgtagtTCTAGCACTGTGCTTGATAGTCAAGAACCctaatttctaaaaaaaatcattatgTCATGAAAATAATTCGACAGAAGAAGACGCAAAATTCTTTCTGTCATGAATACAATTCAGCAAAAGAtaactaaaaagaaaaaaacataaattcaTTTTTGACCTAGGGCACCCAAAAAATTGCTCTGGGCACCCTTGTCTTTCTCCGATCTGTTGAGATTGACCTGTGCCGGCGAgctctcctctcttctccaaaaTATTTCGCGACGAGAGACCTAGCGTCGTCGATCCGGAAACTCAGCCATGTGCGCGACTTCCTCTGCgcccaaacccaaaacccaacgaCCCTCGTCGAAGCTTCCTCATGCTGCTTCCGGCGTCCCTCCACTGCGCACCTCGAGCCCAGAACGGCGCCTCAAATCTAAGAGGCCTTGAAGGTTTTCGAACCTAGATCTCCGGCCACACGAGGTAACCTCGACGACGCATTGCTTCCCAAATTCCGGCGTCCCTCCTTGAGCACCCACGACGTTGCTGCACGGTTAGCTCGACCCGGTCTGTCTCACCGACCGACCATGACAATTGAGAGGATTTACCTCTCAGGTAAATGGTAAAAATAGGGGCATAGTAATTTTACTCAAGTGTAAAAGTGGTTTTATCAttagtaattttattttatttttactaatGATCTATATGATTGACGTAACTAATCATATATTTGACAAACAACTaagtattttttaattaacgttgttgttttcatgcaatttaaattcttttgaattttgtcttttcaTCGGGGACCTTCAACCTCCATTTCCTTTTCAACCCGATTCTTTTACTTCCTCTGGTACCGAGTTTTTGGAGTGGCTGGAAATGCCGTTGTT
This is a stretch of genomic DNA from Argentina anserina chromosome 4, drPotAnse1.1, whole genome shotgun sequence. It encodes these proteins:
- the LOC126791995 gene encoding uncharacterized protein LOC126791995 is translated as MASMKRQRRVDHVGGASVEAPKVEGATMSIPSKKHKTRAAAKVKEEAVIKAENVSIDAGYDQMVAAQVAVATVASVVEDESYSCSRGSVWLDEQMSWGSIWSPLWDVELMGEAHYGLFSEHGHGVWDDDIWGLRTTSKEISIPNR
- the LOC126791989 gene encoding ribulose bisphosphate carboxylase small subunit, chloroplastic 1-like, with product MASSMMSSATVASVNRAPVQANMVAPFNGLKSVSAFPVTRKANDITSITSNGGRVQCMKVWPTVGMKKFETLSYLPPLTIEQLSKEVEYLLKNKWVPCLEFELENGFVTREYNSSPGYYDGRYWTMWKLPMFGCTDATQVIAELEECKKTYPNAFIRIIGFDNVRQVQCISFIAHHP